Proteins encoded in a region of the Nonomuraea helvata genome:
- a CDS encoding DsbA family protein, which yields MSIEARIKSRELRNARAVAERRRKKRTCLIAVGGGLIIVGLLVAIVISLISAAGNGSSPASQRGKAPAIATVGGALGLGNAAAPVKLEVYLDYMCPYCGRFEQANSGALDRMAADGTVRLELHPLSFLDQASSGAKYSTRAANAVATVADRAPGKVLALSTALFTNQPEEGSRGLSDEEIATLARNAGVPADVVAAFAGRSFEPWVAASTEAVLDSGISRTPTVKINGKVFEGDLYTAGPLMAAVIAAKGQW from the coding sequence ATGAGCATCGAGGCACGAATCAAGTCCCGCGAGCTACGCAACGCCCGAGCCGTCGCCGAGCGGCGCAGGAAGAAGCGCACCTGCCTGATCGCCGTCGGCGGCGGGCTGATCATCGTGGGGCTGTTGGTCGCCATCGTGATCAGCTTGATCAGTGCGGCGGGTAACGGCAGCTCCCCGGCGTCGCAGAGGGGCAAGGCCCCGGCGATCGCGACGGTCGGCGGGGCGTTGGGCCTGGGCAACGCGGCCGCGCCGGTGAAGCTCGAGGTCTACCTCGACTACATGTGCCCGTACTGCGGGCGGTTCGAGCAGGCCAACAGCGGCGCGCTGGACCGGATGGCGGCCGACGGGACGGTGCGGCTGGAGCTGCACCCGCTGTCGTTCCTGGACCAGGCGTCCAGCGGCGCGAAGTACTCCACGCGGGCGGCCAACGCCGTCGCCACCGTCGCCGACCGGGCGCCCGGCAAGGTGCTGGCGCTGAGCACGGCGCTGTTCACCAATCAGCCTGAGGAGGGTAGCCGCGGTCTGTCCGACGAGGAGATCGCCACGCTGGCCCGCAATGCCGGGGTGCCGGCGGATGTGGTGGCCGCCTTCGCCGGCCGCAGCTTCGAGCCGTGGGTCGCGGCCTCGACCGAGGCTGTGCTCGACTCAGGGATCTCGAGAACGCCGACCGTGAAGATCAACGGCAAGGTGTTCGAGGGCGACCTCTACACTGCGGGCCCGCTGATGGCGGCCGTGATCGCAGCCAAGGGCCAGTGGTGA
- the narH gene encoding nitrate reductase subunit beta — translation MRVLAQVAMVMNLDKCIGCHTCSVTCKQTWTNRDGVEYVWFNNVETKPGVGYPKRYEDQERWHGGWQVDQRGRLKLRAGGRIKRLLNLFSNPDLPDLDDYYEPATYDYDTLINAPAGPHTPVIRPKSAITGQDMAITWGANWEDDLGGAPEHAPADPNLAAMAEKVRMEFDKTFMFHLPRICEHCLNPACVAACPSGAMYKREEDGIVLVDQDRCRGWRMCVSSCPYKKVYVNHKTGKAEKCTFCFPRIEAGQPTVCAETCVGRLRYIGLILYDADAVLDAARVADPRDLLEAQRKVFLDPDDPAVTAAARAGGISEDWIEAARRSPIYRLAMRYRVALPLHPEYRTLPMVWYIPPLSPVLDAVTGTGADADDPDNVFHAITDLRIPLEYLASLFSAGDTEVVAGVLMKLSAMRAYMRARTIDGTVATDLLDAVGMTAADMEEMYRLLAIAKYDERYVVPAAHREDAAALAAQADGCSLDGDGGPGMSEFHPPGVTGRRGDGRIGLKLFVGRGGTA, via the coding sequence ATGCGCGTTCTCGCCCAGGTGGCCATGGTGATGAACCTGGACAAGTGCATCGGCTGCCACACCTGCTCGGTCACGTGCAAGCAGACCTGGACCAACCGGGACGGCGTCGAGTACGTCTGGTTCAACAACGTCGAGACCAAGCCCGGCGTCGGCTACCCCAAGCGCTACGAGGACCAGGAACGCTGGCACGGCGGCTGGCAGGTGGACCAGCGGGGGCGGCTCAAGCTCCGCGCCGGCGGCCGGATCAAGCGGCTGCTCAACCTGTTCTCCAACCCCGACCTGCCGGACCTGGACGACTATTACGAGCCCGCCACCTACGACTACGACACGCTGATCAACGCACCCGCCGGCCCGCACACTCCGGTCATCCGCCCGAAGTCGGCCATCACCGGTCAGGACATGGCCATCACCTGGGGTGCGAACTGGGAGGACGACCTGGGCGGAGCTCCCGAGCACGCCCCGGCCGACCCCAACCTGGCCGCGATGGCGGAGAAGGTGCGCATGGAGTTCGACAAGACCTTCATGTTCCACCTGCCGCGCATCTGCGAGCACTGCCTCAACCCGGCCTGCGTGGCAGCCTGCCCGTCCGGCGCGATGTACAAGCGGGAGGAGGACGGCATCGTCCTGGTGGACCAGGACCGCTGCCGCGGCTGGCGCATGTGCGTCTCCTCGTGCCCGTACAAGAAGGTGTACGTCAACCACAAGACCGGCAAGGCCGAGAAGTGCACGTTCTGCTTCCCCCGCATCGAAGCGGGGCAGCCGACCGTGTGCGCCGAGACCTGCGTCGGCCGGCTGCGCTACATCGGGCTCATCCTGTACGACGCCGATGCCGTCCTGGACGCCGCCCGGGTCGCGGACCCGCGCGACCTGCTCGAGGCCCAGCGCAAGGTCTTCCTCGACCCCGACGACCCCGCGGTGACCGCCGCCGCCCGCGCCGGCGGCATCAGCGAGGACTGGATCGAGGCCGCGCGGCGCTCGCCCATCTACCGGCTGGCCATGCGCTACCGGGTGGCGCTCCCGCTGCACCCGGAATACCGCACGCTGCCCATGGTCTGGTACATCCCGCCGCTGTCCCCCGTGCTCGACGCCGTGACAGGGACGGGCGCCGACGCCGACGACCCGGACAACGTCTTCCACGCCATCACCGACCTGCGCATCCCGCTGGAGTACCTGGCGAGCCTGTTCTCGGCCGGGGACACCGAGGTCGTCGCCGGGGTGCTGATGAAGCTGTCAGCCATGCGCGCGTACATGCGCGCCCGCACCATCGACGGCACCGTGGCCACCGACCTGCTGGACGCCGTGGGGATGACGGCGGCCGACATGGAGGAGATGTACCGTCTGCTGGCCATCGCCAAGTACGACGAGCGCTACGTCGTGCCCGCCGCACACCGCGAGGACGCCGCCGCCCTGGCCGCCCAGGCGGACGGATGCAGCCTCGACGGCGACGGCGGGCCGGGCATGAGCGAGTTCCACCCGCCCGGCGTGACCGGGCGGCGCGGCGACGGCCGCATAGGGCTGAAGCTCTTCGTCGGAAGGGGAGGCACGGCATGA
- the narI gene encoding respiratory nitrate reductase subunit gamma, whose amino-acid sequence MNVALWVVIPYIALTIFVVGHVWRWRVDQFGWTTRTTQILESRILRLGSPLFHLGAFAAIGGHVLGLLVPASWTEAVGVDEQLYHLVSVSAGTVAGLMVVAGLGLLLARRLTSPRVRRTTTRADKVLFAVLTAVILLGLTATVGKNLLGGGYDYRATIAVWFRGILTLRPDPDLMADVPLIFRLHAMSAWVLAAIWPFTRLVHVWSAPIAYLWRPYVVYRRRTPLKGAAR is encoded by the coding sequence GTGAACGTCGCGCTGTGGGTCGTCATCCCCTACATCGCTCTGACGATCTTCGTTGTGGGCCATGTCTGGCGCTGGCGCGTCGACCAGTTCGGCTGGACCACCCGCACCACCCAGATACTGGAAAGCCGGATCCTGCGGCTCGGCTCGCCGCTGTTTCACCTCGGCGCCTTCGCCGCCATCGGCGGTCACGTGCTCGGCCTGCTCGTCCCCGCATCGTGGACCGAAGCGGTCGGCGTCGATGAGCAGCTGTACCACCTGGTGTCGGTGAGTGCCGGGACCGTGGCAGGGCTGATGGTGGTCGCGGGGCTGGGGCTGCTGCTGGCCCGCCGGCTCACCAGCCCGCGGGTGCGCCGCACCACCACCCGCGCTGACAAGGTCCTGTTCGCGGTCCTGACGGCGGTCATCCTGCTGGGCCTGACCGCGACCGTGGGCAAGAACCTGCTCGGCGGCGGCTACGACTACCGCGCCACCATCGCCGTCTGGTTCCGCGGCATCCTTACCCTGCGCCCCGACCCGGACCTGATGGCCGACGTGCCACTCATCTTCCGGCTTCACGCCATGTCGGCCTGGGTGCTCGCCGCGATCTGGCCGTTCACCAGGCTCGTCCACGTCTGGTCGGCGCCCATCGCCTACCTGTGGCGCCCCTACGTCGTCTACCGGCGGCGCACCCCGCTCAAGGGAGCGGCTCGATGA
- a CDS encoding vitamin K epoxide reductase family protein produces the protein MTTVLPRLHALRHSNAWIFGTMLFSACLSLTASFVLSIDAVRLAADPGADLSCNINSVVSCGTVGSSWQAHLFGFPNAFLGLVAEPVVITIAVASLGRVRFPRWFMFAAQVVYTLGLIFAYWLFFQSMYVIGALCPWCLLVTMSTTLVWSTLTHVNVRDGNLFLPRRVQAALTRGIDADLDVMAVTIWILVVVLAVVLKYGWTLFG, from the coding sequence GTGACCACGGTCCTCCCTCGCCTGCACGCGCTCCGGCACTCCAACGCATGGATCTTCGGGACCATGCTGTTCTCGGCGTGCCTCAGCCTGACCGCGTCCTTCGTGTTGTCGATCGACGCGGTACGCCTGGCGGCCGACCCGGGTGCGGACCTGTCCTGCAACATCAACAGCGTCGTCAGCTGCGGCACGGTCGGCAGCTCCTGGCAGGCGCACCTGTTCGGCTTCCCGAACGCCTTCCTGGGGCTGGTGGCCGAGCCGGTCGTGATCACGATCGCGGTGGCGAGCCTGGGCCGGGTGCGGTTCCCGCGCTGGTTCATGTTCGCGGCGCAGGTGGTCTACACGCTCGGCCTGATCTTCGCGTACTGGCTGTTCTTCCAGTCCATGTACGTGATCGGCGCACTGTGCCCGTGGTGCCTGCTGGTGACCATGTCCACGACGCTGGTGTGGTCGACCCTGACGCACGTGAACGTCCGCGACGGCAACCTGTTCCTGCCCAGGCGAGTACAGGCGGCACTGACCAGGGGCATCGACGCCGACCTGGACGTGATGGCCGTCACGATCTGGATCCTGGTCGTGGTCCTGGCCGTCGTGCTCAAGTACGGCTGGACGCTGTTCGGCTAG
- the narJ gene encoding nitrate reductase molybdenum cofactor assembly chaperone — MKLLARRESVTFAEPADRAALLRLVSVLLQYPDAGLLAARDELAEAVSRLPESAARGSLTRFLVWFGDTEPMALARAYVETFDLRRRSSLYLTYYLHGDTRRRGMALLTLKQRYRLAGLTPPEGELPDFLPVVCEFAALAGPATGEAPLRQHRKGLELIRTALHDSGSPYALVLDALCTELPDLSAAERAAVTDLALAGPPAEEVGLAPFGPLMNETEVLP, encoded by the coding sequence ATGAAGCTCCTCGCCCGGCGCGAGTCCGTCACGTTCGCCGAGCCCGCTGATCGCGCGGCCCTGCTGCGGCTCGTCTCCGTCCTGCTGCAGTACCCCGACGCCGGCCTGCTCGCCGCCCGTGACGAGCTGGCCGAGGCCGTGAGCCGGTTGCCGGAGTCGGCGGCGCGTGGGTCGCTGACTCGGTTCCTCGTCTGGTTCGGTGACACGGAGCCGATGGCACTGGCCCGCGCCTACGTCGAGACGTTCGACCTGCGCCGCAGGTCCAGCCTCTATCTCACCTACTACCTGCACGGCGACACCCGCCGCCGCGGCATGGCCCTGCTCACCCTCAAACAGCGCTACCGGCTCGCCGGACTCACCCCACCCGAAGGCGAACTACCCGACTTCCTGCCCGTGGTCTGCGAATTCGCCGCCCTGGCCGGACCCGCCACCGGCGAGGCGCCGCTGCGCCAGCACCGCAAAGGCCTCGAACTCATCCGCACGGCCCTACACGACAGCGGCTCGCCCTACGCGCTGGTCCTCGACGCCCTCTGCACCGAACTGCCCGACCTGTCCGCGGCCGAGCGCGCCGCCGTCACCGACCTCGCGCTGGCCGGACCGCCCGCCGAGGAGGTCGGCCTGGCGCCGTTCGGACCACTGATGAACGAGACGGAGGTGCTGCCGTGA